The genome window CGGAAGTTATCGACTTAACAAACGCTGAAAGAAAAAAACAAGGACTTCCTGCTTTACAAGCGTATCCGGAATTAAACAACGTAGCAGATATGAAAGCAAAAGATATGAATGACAAGGGATATTTCTCCCATACAAGTCCTACTTATGGATCGCCATTTGACATGATGAGAGACTTTGGAATTACGTACGAGTCAGCCGGTGAAAACATTGCACAAGGACAACGTTCACCGGAAGAAGTAGTCAACGCTTGGATGAATAGTGAAGGTCACCGTGCCAATATCCTAAATGATAAGTACACACATATCGGTGTTGGTTTTGATGAAGGCGGTTATGAATGGGTACAAATGTTTGTTAAAAAGTAAGGAAAGCAAATGATAAAACATTATCATTTCTAGGAAAGCAAAAAAGACACAATTAGCAAGGCTAGTTGCGTCTTTTTTGTTATAAATTATACTTTCTGATTAAATAGGTTGGTGTGCAACTCGAAAAAATGAATTTAATGTTGAATAGAACGAGATCGATTATTCTTCTATTTATAAATGAGTTATTATTGTTTAAAAAAAATTAATTGTTATAGATTTTTTTATTCTGTTTCCTCGATGTAACTCATTATTAAATAGCTAAGATTAACCTTCTCTTCATTGTTCTTATGCGCATCAATATACTTTAGAAATACCTGTCTTATTTCCTCGTTAAGGTTATTCCATTCAGTTTTCGGAATCGCTACTTCTGTAATTAAATTGGCTACTCCTTTTCTATCTTTTGATGGATCTTCAACGGTTTGTTTTAATGCATCTATAGCTCGATTTATATAGGAATATAGGTTGTTAAGCATATCAGGGTTATTGTGTAAATCTTCAGGAGATAAGTTTATCACTTTTCTCGTCCATTCTGCTGACTTGTAATACTTTTGAATAATATTCCCGAGTTTTTCCTCTTTTACTACTTCTACTAACCCAAGTTCTTCTAGCTTTTTCATATGATAATACAGCCTTGATTGTTTTTCTTTCATTCTATTTATCGATTCGACCAGAAATTAATTATCCGTTATTAGTTACAAAGTTCGGTGCTAATTTAATGGGGCTTATTCTTATAATTTTTGCTCTACCAATTCTTTTTCACCTATCTTCTATTTTTCTACTTATTTATTATTTCATCCTAATGCTACTCTTAGGTGTTATTCAAATTTTTGTAAATACACCAATCAATGTAATGTTGCAAACAGAAGTGGAAGAAGAATATAAAGGGAGAGTTTTTTCCATAATTCGAACCGGAGCGCAATCTTTAGTTCCTATTGGTGCAATTCTTTTTGGCTTTCTTTTTGATTGGCTACCCGCATATTGGGTATTTGGAATTTCTGGTTTATTCCTCATCCTTACAAGCCTATATTTCGCCAGACCAACTATCGTGCGACAAGTGTATCCAGATTATGTAGGTAGAGGAAAGCAGGAGAACAGCACTACTGTGAACAATTCGAAATTATTTTATGTAAAAAAACGCGACTAGTAGGACAATAAAAATGTTTGTTTGGTTGGACGACAGTTTTATTTCGGAAAAACGTCCCCGTCCTATTGATTACTGGAGTGGCAATAACTGGTCTTGGCATTTATGGAATCTTGGCACAACCAAATGCCACTCAAACACAATAAGCACTATCCTACATCGAAATAAGCTTCATCTAGGAATCAGTAGAATCTGATTCCTTTTTCTTTACTGTAAGTTTAAGAACACGTTCCCTCCAAGCATCTCTTCATAGCGTAGCTGCGCTTTTTCTCCTTTTTTCACTAATCCAGAGATATAGCCTTCTTTTTCGTTTCCCACATACATTTCATAACTAAATTCAGGGTCAGTTGTACCGAGAATGTCACCACTATATATATCCCCATTTTCACTAACCATTTCGAAATTCATTATTCCGTCAATATAAAGGGACAGATCTTTTGTAGCCGATTCAGTAAACTTCACTTTTGTTTTCGCTAAAAGCCATTCATATCCATCTGGCGCAGGCTCATTGAATTCATTCATAGATTTCAATTTTTGATAAGCATCCTCTCCGCGTGTCACTTCCAATACAGTTAAATCAAATTTTATGGGAAAGGACTCCCCTTTGTCATTATATAGTTCATCTTCAACCGTTACTGTCTTCTTAAATGGGACTGGATTGGTTCGAGAGCCGAGCTTCGACTTTGCTTCTTCTTTCTTATCTGACTTTTTTTTCTGCACTTCTTCTTGAGCTTCATCACTCTCTTTCATTTTTACATCCTTGGTATCTTGTCCACATCCTCCAAGAATAGTGATAATAAATAAACTAGTTAGACACAGCTTAAATGTATTTGGTAGATTCTTTTTCATGTTCATTCTCCTTACTTGCTCTATATTAAAAACGACCTTCTATTTATTTCGAATCTTCTTCTAAATCATCAGGATAAATAGTTTCATCCAAAACGTCTTTTGTAGCCTCGTCTTTTGTCAAAATCTTGACCTGATAATCATCGGGGTCTACTCCACTATACACTTGATACATCATGCCTGTTATTCCAAGGGTAAAAATAGCAAAACTATCCATACTATCTTCATATTTCTTTTTATCAACCACTAACGTAAATTCAGAAAATGCTTTATTATGCGTGATATCCTTAATCGACACATAATCATCACTCTCTTTTATTTCCTTAATGGATTCTTCTAAAGAAGCTTCCATTTCCTTCATCATCTCTTTATGCTTTGCCTTAGACATTTTATAGGTAAGGGAACCATCTTCATTTTTAGTAACTTTAATGCCCTCTTTTTCTACATCGGCAATTACGGAATCAATATCTTCCCCTTCAAACAAAGAGGCTGGCAGTGTGATTTCAACATTTGAAAGACCTTTATCCACATTCATCTTTTGTTCATCTGCTTGTTTGTTATTATCCGTATTTTCCTTTTTATCCTTATCTGCTGAACAAGCAACAAGCAATATCATACATACTGCTAGAAAAGCATACGTAAATTTCCTCATAAAAAATCCGCCTCCAAATCATTTTTGACAGAACCATTTCCATTATTATTCCTTTTTCCTATTTTCCAATACATCTAAAAAAGAAGCATAGAGATGGTTCTTCCGAAGACATAACTTCAGATGATCCGTCCCTCTGCTTCCCTTAAACGAGTAATAATTCCTTCATTTCTTTTTCTGCTTTGCTCAAACTACTTAACCAGCTTTCCACAAACTTAACACCGTCGATTAATTCAACATTTAATCCTTTGGCATATTCATAAGCTGCCGGTGTAAAGCTGCCTGTTGTAATAACATATCCACCTTGAGCTCCTCGTTTGATTATATTCGAATGAATCAGGGCAATTGAATCAAATGGTAAATCTTCTTGATAACATTTTACTTGCCCAAGAAACAATCCTTTTTCTGTTTCATGTTCAAAGTCTACTCCAAAATCACCTGTTGGAGGAGTCACCCATGTCGATCCGCCTCTTGTCTTCTCCATAATTTCCGCAGCAAACCTTTCAAATTGGAGAGGATCTTGTTTTAAATAAATGGAAGAATAGTCCTTGTCTTCTTCCTCTTTACAAAACCTCAAATAAAGCCCCATCGCCAAAGTCTTTTTTAACTCGTCACTTGACTCGATATGATTAGCCAGTAGAGCAGTCTGATATTCATTTTCTTTTTTCGTCCATAAATATTTCATAAAAGCCAAGATTAAAAGAATTGCTACTATAATCTCTATGTAGAACATTGCACAACACTCCCTGCATTATTAAAGGGTAAACAGGAATGCTGCTTTTTATACCGCCATTTGGTATTTAAATCTAATCTCCGTTACTTAATTTGCGCCATTCTTCCGTTTAATAACATATCAATATGGGGAATATTATCTTCTAAATACACTTCAGATATGGCTTGAAAGCCAAAAGACTGATAAAAGTTCCGCAAATAGTCCTGTGCCTGGATTTTTATCCTCTCTTCTTTTAACTCTTGCTTGGTATAATCAATTCCGCGACTTACAAGCTCTTCTGCAAACCCTTGTCCTCTATATTCCTTCTTCACAAAAATCCTCCCTAAAGAAGCCTCTGGATATGACACCCCTGGAGGTAAAATTCTTAAATACGCAACAATCTCCCCCTGTTTTTCAGCAAAAAGATGATACGATTCTAAATCCTTTCCATCTACCTCTAAATAAGGACAATTTTGCTCCACCACAAAAACAGCGGTTCTCTCTTTCAGAAGCGTATATAATTCCACATTTGTTAACTCATTAAATTTCTTTATATGCCATTTCACCTGTATATTTCCCCCTCTTTAGTCCTGAGAGGACCGATCGTACTAAAGGTATATCTCAGTAGTACCGTCCCTCCGCTTCCGCCATTTTCCTCCTCAGCTCAGCTGCCACCTCTGTTGGATTTTCAATTTGGAAAATGACATAGCGATACTTCTCATGGTTATCCAATTCGATGATTACGACTGGAATCCTTCCTTCGTAAGATAAAAAGTACCATTCATCTTGGTATTTATAAGAGCCCTCATATATATTTAACGGCGAAATAGAAGTTCCAGGCATACGAATCATCCATTTCGGTGGATCAAAATAATCAACAAACACACTTTTAATCATTCTATAGGGCAGCTTCACTTTATGCTTGAAAGTGAACAGCATCATTAATCCTCTTATCTTCAGTACTGCAGCATCCTCTTCAAAAATAATTTCCCTGTTCATTTGACTCCCTCCTAAAGAATGTCTCTATGTATTTACGAATTAACCAGGATTATGTTTCATCTACTATTGTATTGCCCTAGATAGCATTTTCCAAATTAAACGAAAAAATGCTATATTTTATAAACAGCTTAAACTAAACTGAATAGTAAAAGATAGTGAAAAGTGTTTTAGCAAAAGGAGGGTGTTCCTAGGGAAGAAATTAG of Niallia circulans contains these proteins:
- a CDS encoding MFS transporter, whose amino-acid sequence is MIVFLSFYLSIRPEINYPLLVTKFGANLMGLILIIFALPILFHLSSIFLLIYYFILMLLLGVIQIFVNTPINVMLQTEVEEEYKGRVFSIIRTGAQSLVPIGAILFGFLFDWLPAYWVFGISGLFLILTSLYFARPTIVRQVYPDYVGRGKQENSTTVNNSKLFYVKKRD
- a CDS encoding restriction endonuclease, which translates into the protein MFYIEIIVAILLILAFMKYLWTKKENEYQTALLANHIESSDELKKTLAMGLYLRFCKEEEDKDYSSIYLKQDPLQFERFAAEIMEKTRGGSTWVTPPTGDFGVDFEHETEKGLFLGQVKCYQEDLPFDSIALIHSNIIKRGAQGGYVITTGSFTPAAYEYAKGLNVELIDGVKFVESWLSSLSKAEKEMKELLLV
- a CDS encoding GNAT family N-acetyltransferase, which translates into the protein MKWHIKKFNELTNVELYTLLKERTAVFVVEQNCPYLEVDGKDLESYHLFAEKQGEIVAYLRILPPGVSYPEASLGRIFVKKEYRGQGFAEELVSRGIDYTKQELKEERIKIQAQDYLRNFYQSFGFQAISEVYLEDNIPHIDMLLNGRMAQIK